The Sabethes cyaneus chromosome 3, idSabCyanKW18_F2, whole genome shotgun sequence DNA window CACACAAGCTAATGAAATAAGTAACTATTACCTGTTCTATACACTGGCGGTTCGGTGTCGGTAAACAGATATTGATCATACTGAGCATTTGGGTAGCGATCGTTTGGGCCAACGAAAATATCGTAGTCACGTTGGTCGCTAACGATTTTATCGGAGTTATCTCGGAAGTGATACACGTGTTAATCCTGTCTACCGAAACCGGTGCTGCGGAAAGCATCTTTCCATATTTCGTCAGGCAGGTAGCACTATTTTTGCCTCCCGTCAGCGACAGTGTAGTCATATTATCAGCGGCAGCGTTTAACGTTTGGTTGATGGCTGCAACGTGAGCTAGAACTTGGGTGATTGCTGATCGATCAACACTGACGGTCTGCAGTATCTGTTTAGCATCGGCTAGCTGATCAGAAATCCCGGTGACGGTCTCTGCTACCAAGGATATGTCCACTCCGTAAGCGCTATACTTGGTAAGCAGAGGAACGATCGTCTGATTAACTGCCGTTGCAAACGCGGTCACTGCTGTGAGAGCGGTCTTCTCTGCGTCTGCAATAGTGGTGTTGACGGTTACCATTGATGTGTCAATCTTCTTCATAGACGTGTTAACAGCAGTCGAAACAGTCTGACTAAGAGTCTGACCCTGGGCACCATAGAAAATACCCAGTAAACTGAATGCTACCAATATCAAACGGTTCATCCTGCTCTGAAT harbors:
- the LOC128743866 gene encoding uncharacterized protein LOC128743866 — translated: MKKIDTSMVTVNTTIADAEKTALTAVTAFATAVNQTIVPLLTKYSAYGVDISLVAETVTGISDQLADAKQILQTVSVDRSAITQVLAHVAAINQTLNAAADNMTTLSLTGGKNSATCLTKYGKMLSAAPVSVDRINTCITSEITPIKSLATNVTTIFSLAQTIATQMLSMINICLPTPNRQCIEQFYGLFGDIGYNAINILDLFQGFSALFNTITFRLGRCSALVSADVSVLSATYTDNFVKCLTTGS